From Cheilinus undulatus linkage group 18, ASM1832078v1, whole genome shotgun sequence, the proteins below share one genomic window:
- the htr1d gene encoding 5-hydroxytryptamine receptor 1D: MELDNSSLDFFTSNFTELPNNNTTPPWSEATLLGLQISLSAVLALVTLATMLSNAFVIATIFLTRKLHTPANFLIGSLAVTDLLVSILVMPISILYTVSKTWSLGQIVCDIWLSSDITFCTASILHLCVIALDRYWAITDALEYSKRRTMRRAAIMVGVVWVISISISMPPLFWRQAKAHEELTECMVNTDQISYTLYSTFGAFYVPTVLLIILYGRIYVAARSRIFKTPSAGKRFTTAQLIQTSAGSSLCSLNSASNQEAHLHALAAGGGGGGGSPLFMNSVKVKLADSVLERKRLCAARERKATKTLGIILGAFIICWLPFFVGTLVMAICKECWFDPVLFDIFTWLGYLNSLINPVIYTAFNDEFKQAFQKLIKFRRFT, encoded by the coding sequence ATGGAGCTGGATAATAGCTCGCTGGATTTCTTCACCAGCAACTTCACAGAGTTACCCAACAACAATACGACCCCACCATGGAGCGAGGCCACGCTTCTCGGCCTCCAGATCTCCCTGTCTGCAGTTTTAGCGCTCGTCACGCTGGCTACCATGCTTTCAAACGCCTTTGTCATCGCCACCATCTTTCTGACCCGCAAGCTCCACACACCTGCTAACTTTCTGATCGGCTCGCTCGCCGTGACAGACCTGCTTGTGTCCATTCTAGTCATGCCGATTAGCATCCTCTACACTGTTAGCAAGACGTGGTCGCTGGGGCAGATCGTTTGTGACATCTGGCTGTCATCTGACATCACCTTCTGCACCGCCTCCATCCTGCACCTGTGTGTGATCGCGCTAGACCGCTACTGGGCCATCACGGATGCTCTGGAGTACTCCAAACGCCGCACCATGCGCCGGGCGGCGATCATGGTCGGAGTAGTGTGGGTGATCTCCATATCGATCTCAATGCCTCCTCTTTTCTGGCGGCAGGCCAAGGCCCACGAGGAGCTGACGGAGTGCATGGTGAATACAGATCAGATCTCTTACACTCTCTACTCCACTTTTGGCGCCTTCTACGTGCCAACAGTGCTCCTCATCATCCTCTACGGACGAATCTACGTGGCCGCACGCTCCCGCATCTTCAAGACGCCATCCGCCGGGAAGCGCTTCACCACGGCGCAGCTCATCCAGACCTCAGCTGGCTCGTCTCTCTGTTCTCTTAACTCTGCCTCCAACCAGGAAGCACACCTACACGCTCTCGCAGcaggaggaggcggaggaggaggGTCGCCTCTGTTCATGAACAGTGTGAAAGTGAAGCTGGCAGACAGCGTGCTGGAGAGGAAGCGGCTGTGTGCGGCTCGGGAGAGGAAGGCAACCAAGACGCTGGGCATCATCCTGGGCGCGTTCATCATCTGCTGGCTCCCGTTCTTCGTCGGCACGCTCGTCATGGCGATTTGCAAAGAGTGCTGGTTCGACCCTGTGCTTTTTGATATATTCACCTGGCTGGGTTACCTGAACTCCCTCATCAATCCTGTCATCTACACCGCCTTCAACGATGAGTTCAAACAGGCCTTTCAGAAACTCATCAAGTTCAGACGATTCACCTAA